CCTACATCAAATGTGCCAGGCCCATAGGGGTTTAAAGCCTGGCCACCTCTCGAACTATATCCGCTTTTCATTCCATAAGCCATGAAGTTGGCCCATTCCGTCATATTTGTTTTTCCAAGAATCACCGCACCAGCTTTTCGTAATTGCTCTGCGACAAACGAATCCTTTACGGCGATGGAATCCTTTAAAGCAAGCGATCCTGCACTTGTATGCATTTTGTCATGAGTATCGATATTATCTTTTATTAAAATAGGGATTCCATGCAATTGACTTCGAGGACCCTTTTCTCTTCTTTCAGCATCAAGCGCCTCCGCAATCTGCAAGGCATCTGGGTTGATTTCAAGGATGGAATTCACTCCTTGGTCGTAAAGTGAGATCCTATGTAAATACATAAGTACCAGTTCTTTGGATGTAATCTCCCCGCTATCTAGTTTCACCTGGATCTCACTGATCGTTACTTCCTCAAGCCACTCATCATGCCACTTTTTTAATACTCCATTTTCCATTGTTCTTCCCTCCATTTCTTCTACAATTCAAGACAAAACGGTATAAATCCTTTAATTAAGACAAAAAAACAGTGGATCGAATCCACTGCTTTTTTGGGGACAGTCCCCCAGCGCTTTAGCGCAGTGGGGGACTGTCCCCCCTATCTTTTTAGTTTTTGAGCTCGTTGCTTCTCATCAACGATTTGGCCTTGATAAAATACTCTCTTATGAAGTGAAGTGTTTAGCTCACGGCAATAACGCTTAAGCTCTCTTTCTTCTCTTTCAGTTACCAATGAAATGACCGTTCCATTCGCACCCATTCTTCCTGTCCTTCCTGCTCTATGGACATATTGAGTTATATCCTTTGGTGAATCAATTTGAACGACATGGGTTACTCCCTGAATATCAAGCCCTCTTGCCGCCACATCTGTCGCAATCAGCATCTTCAATTTCCCATCACGGAACGATTTTAAAGCCGCTTGACGCTCCAGCTTCTTCATATCACTGTGGAGAATTCCGATGGAAAGCTCTTTAAAAAGTAACTTCTCTTTAAATACTTGTATTTCACCAATATCATTAATAAATGCAAGAGATTTACTTTTCTCCAAGCGAACAATTTTTTTCAAGAAGCTTGATCTTGTCTCTTGGTTCACAACTGAAATAAATATGTTCTACTTCACCGGAAGAAGCCATTTCATCCTTTTCAATTCGTATAACCTCTGGTTCCTTCGTTAAATCCTTAGCCAATTTCTCTATTGCTGCTTTCATGGTCGCAGAAAATAATACTACTTGTCGGTCATTCATCGTTGATTTAACAATGTTTTGGACTGTGTTTAAATGCTCAGGGATGAGTAGCTGATCCCCTTCATCAAGTACTACCATATTTACTTCGTGCATTTTTACTTTTTTCTGCTTAATTAGCTCTAGCAAACGGCCAGGTGTGGCAAAAATGACTTGGGGACGCTTTTTTAATTTTTCCAGCTGGCGTTTTACATTTGCACCGCCAATAATGGATGTGCCTCTGATCCCGCTTCCTTCTGACCATTTTTGGAATTCCTGATACACCTGCATGACTAGTTCCTGTGATGATGCTAAAACAACAGCTTGAAGAGATTGCACCTCAGGATCGATTTTATGTAATAGTGGTAATAAGTAAGCAAGAGTTTTCCCTGTCCCTGTAGGTGACTCCGCAATTAAATCTTTACCTTCTAAAATCTTTGGGATTGCCGATTCTTGGATGGAAGTCGGCGCTTGAAATCCAGCTTTCTCCCATGCTTCCTGTAAAAATGGCTTTAACGTATTTAACATATTGTACTCCTTTATAAAAAAATCATTTTTCTTATTATTAGTATTTGTATATCGTATTGATACTATCGTAATTACCGTGGAGTGTCTAGATTCAAAGAAGTAGATTAAAATGAAGTATTAAAATAGAGGATAACCCATGCTGCGTGATATACAAGGACAGATAAGTAAAGAACACAGGTGGAAAGCAAGAGAGTTTTCATCCACCCCTTTAATGGTCGTAAATAAAACAAGCCAAGCAAAAGAAGCGGAAGTGAAATTTTTATCAAATAAAAATAGGACCAGCTTTTATTAATGACAAACTTCATCACTGGATTTCCTTCGGTAACAAATCCAGAAACAATGCCAAAATGAGTTAACGCTGCATCCAGCAACCCTGCGAACAGCAGGAATACACAAAGTCTCATTAGTTCCCCCTTGAAAATATAGTTACTAACCAGTTTATCTACTTATACGGATGCTAATACGTACCCAATTCTTAATGTTCTTATTAACGAACATCAACACCAATTAAAGGGCTGCATCCATAGCAACCCATTCTAACTACAAATTTAATTTACATAACGTCCACTTTCAGGTCTTCCAATTTCATTGAAATGTTCCAGCAAATAGTGAAGGTTCTCTTCAAGCTCTTTTCCGCTCATAGGCAAACCGTGTCCAGTTATCGCAACCTGTGGTTTTAATGCCTCCAACTTTCGAACGGATTCATAGGCGGCATTCCAATCAGTCGTATAATATTTTGGAGGTCCGCTAATTTCCTTAGTTTGCGTCATGACTTTAAAAAGTGACTCCTGTTTCACAGTAACAAATGCGTCCCCTGCAATTAAGGTACGATCTTGTTCGCGGAAAAAAGACACATGACCGGGTGTATGTCCCGGCGTATGTATCCATTGCCAATTTGGCATAAAAGGCACAGAACCATCCGAAGGAAGTGCCTGAATATATGTGCTGATATCTATCCCATGGTTAGGGAACATTGGCGAAAGCTTAGCAACTAAGCCGCTGTCCACATTCGGATCTCCCTTAGGGTAATCCTTCTTTCCCGTTAAATAGGGAAGTTCCTCCTGATGGGCATAAGCAGGGACCTTCCAGTCTTCCAATAATTCAGCGATTGATCCCACATGGTCAAAATGACCGTGAGTTAAAATGATCGCCTTTGGACTAGCATTGTCACCGAATCTTTCATGGATCAAATCTTTAATTTCTCCCGCTGACTTTGGCATACCGGTATCAATCAAAACAAACTCATGAGTCTCATTTGGGTTTCCCACCAGTATTAGATTGACGATTTGGTCCGTATAACAAAAAACATCCGGAAGAACAGCAATCCCAACTCCATTACCTATGGAGGACATCGGTAGAAACGATTCCTCAAATTTATTGTCCTTTTCAGTTTCCAAACTAATCCCCCCTTTTTTCTATTATTAACCAGGGGGAAAAAATTATGACTACTCTATTATACATTATAAAGAACATAATGTTCTCTGAGAAATACAAAACAAAAAGAAACTATTCAGCAAAGAACAGCTTCTTTAATCAAAGGAACGTAAAACTAGTTTATGAATGCTCTGGCTTATATCCTGTTCATGGATAAAGTCTTCATCAAACACAATTCTTACTTTACCTGTTCCGCTTAAGATTTTTACCTTTTCAACCCCACTCGTTCTTTCGATTCCTCTTTTAATTTTACCTATACAACCGGTACACGCAAGATCATTTAGTGCAAATTCAATTATACTCATGTTCTATGCTCCTTTCCTTTGTGAAAAATGCGCCATAAACGATACTCCAAAATAAATGCATTGTTCTTTTTCTACATCGTTTGGAGCTAAGTCAATTTTCAATCCTTCTTGAACGACTTCTGCTCCCGATTCCTTTAGTTTTGCGGTTAAAAAATCCACTGCCCCACCTCGATTTTCATATGAAGAGTCGCACGAGCCGAAGGCTGCTGCTTTTTTCCCTAATAAATTAATTTGAGACATTTCATCATAAAAGTCGAGAAACTCATCAGGTAACTCCCCATCTCCCCATGTATAAGCTCCCAAAAGAATGCCGTCATATTGCTGAAGCTCACTCACATCTACTTCTAAAATATCCTTAATAACCACCGAGCCACCGGACTTTCGAATACCTTCTGCAATAAAGCGGGCTAATTCTTCAGTGTTCCCAGTCATACTCGCGTAAACAATCAAACAGGCTTGCACGATTTACTCACCTCTTGTTTTTCTTTTATTATAGTGATAATAATTCTCAATAACCTTGACCTACATCAAGAAAGTTGATGTAAATCACTACACCATTTTTAAAATAACGATATGATGAACTTATAGAAGCCAATATGTCATTGAGGAGTTGAAATAAGATGTGCTGTGAACCATGCTGCTCACATGCTTCATCATGCATCACATCTGTACCTGTCTTTAAGAAATTGAAAGAAGACGAATTGAAGTTACTACAAAAGGTAACCAGGAGCCGGCAATTTGAAAAAGGAGAATTTATTTTTCGTGAAGGTGAAAGTTCTGGTGCGCTTTTTGTTGTGAATGAGGGAATTATTAAGTTGACCAAAATGTCTCCAGAAGGAAAGGAACAAATTGTCCGATTGATGTTTCCAGGGGACTTCTTTGGTTTACCCTCTTTACTTAGAAATGATAAACATTATGTAAATGCTGAAACAATTGGGAAAACGGTCATATGCTTGATCGAGAAGAAGGATTTTCTACAAACCATGGAGACAAATGCGGATTTAACTTATCGCTTCTTATTAGCATTAAATGACCGGTTATATGAAGCGGATGAATCAGTAGGATATTTAAGCTTGATGGAGGTAGAGCAGCGGCTCGCTAGGGCACTGATTCTTTTTCAGGAAAAAATGAATGCCGGTCAAGAAAAATTTACCCTTCCTATTTCGAAAAAAGATTTAGCGAGTTATATTGGGACAACTCCAGAATCGGTAAGCAGAAAACTTTTAGCGTTTATGTCAAAGAAGTGGATCCATATGGATGGACAAAGACAGATACAGATTCTAGAGTTGGATCGTATTAAACAGGTAGCTGGAATCGACTAAAGTTCAGATAATTTGACCGCCATCAGACGGAAGTGCATCGGTTCTATTTCATTAACGATCACATTCATTCCCAGCGATTGGATTGTCGCAATTAGCGGTTCACCTCTGTGCGGCAAATGAATTTCAAAGATTGTTCCAATAGGAGCTGCTTTAATAAAATTTAGGATTTCACGTCGTGGGTGCTCTCCCTTTGCAATTCGTTCACGGACATCCAATATTGCTTTTTTATCTACGATTTGAAACATAATACTTCACTCCCTTTATTAAAAGCTAGGATAAGTGTATCACCTCTTGTTTTTGGAAGAATTGATTTAAATCAATGAAAACAGCCTCTAATTTCGAAAGGTTTGTGAACTTTAGCGGAAAATCATATAAGAAGATGAAAATGGTGATAGAATGACAACAGCTAGATAACAATATAACGGAGTTGAAAATGATGTTTAATAAAATATCCCTAATCACTGCTCTGTTGCTTTTTCTATTAGGAACGAATGTGTTCGCCCATTCCCATTTAGAAGATTCATCTCCTAAAGATGGTGCAGTGCTAACTGAATCACTGAAAGAAATCAAACTAACATTTGAAACAAACCTTGAACCCACTAGTACGTTTACGTTAGCAGATGCGAACGGTACAGCTGTTACCCTTCCAGTTGAAATAAAAGGCAATCAGTTAGTAGGTGTTTTGCAGAAAGATCTTGCAAATGGTGCTTATTCTATTCACTGGAAGATTATCGGGACAGATGGACATCCACTTGAGGGCGACCTTTCTTTTACAGTAAAATTACCTGAAGAAAGTAGCACAACAGCCCAAACGGAAAGTACGGATTCCTCAACTCAAAAAGAACAGACAGCAGATACAGGACTTAAAAATTCAGACTCATCATCTAAGTCAACGGAAGACAAAGAAACAGCCGCCGTCACAACGACAGCTACGACTGCTGAACCATCATTCAAGGATTATGTCATCCCAGCTTCTGTTGCCCTCATTATCTTCGTTGGATTGGGGAGCTACTGGTTAATTTTTAGAAGGAAGCATACTTAACATGTTAATCGTAAATGTACTAAGTGAAGCATTACTATATTTATGTTTTTCTATACTGCTCGGACATTTTATTATCAATCTTGTACCTGAAAATTACCGTCCTGAGATTAATATCTCGAAAGGGATTCTCTTGGGGGCAGTTCTTGGAATTGCCCTTTTTTCCTTTGTACCTGTTCTAAGAATCATTTTATACTTATCAAAAGGCGGTTTGGAGTTAGGCCTCACACTGCAATCTGTGTTAACCAAGTTCGAAGTAGGGAAATCGTGGATTAAAACTGGGGTTCTCTCCATTATTTTGTTTATATTTTTACTACCCATCAAAATGGAACGAAAGCCGCTCCTTTCTATTACCGGGTTAATTCTGACACTGGCTTTGATCGCAGCACTCGGTATGTCCAGTCATGCGAGTGCACTATCCAAATGGCCAGGATTTTTTACTCATTCCATTCATTTTTTAGCTGTTAGTACATGGATTGGGATTTTATTTATGGTAGGCTGGTTCTCGAAAAACTATGATAATTGGTTGAAGTTTTTAAAGTGGTATACCCCGCTTGCTGTAACCTGTTTCCTTATCACTGTTATTTCCGGAATTGCCTTGATGACCTTTGTGATGAATGTAAAAGACTATGCTAATACTTGGCCATTATCCTATGGGCAGGCATTGTTGATTAAACACTTAACGATTATCCCCTTACTTGTTTTTGCGTTTATTAACAGCATTCTTGTTCGGAAAAAGCTGGCCGCTGATTCCACCTTTAACCCTTTATCCTGGGTGAAGCTAGAGAGTGTCGTTGTGTTGCTTATATTTGCTGTTACAGGAGCAATGGGGCAACAGTCGCCACCGCATGACATCCTTCGTACAATCAAAACAGAAGGAGTCTCCAAGCTATATGGCTTTTTTCATTCCGGTGAATTCAGTTTTCCATTGCATCTAACGGTTGGAGTGGGCTCTATCGGCTTGTCACTCGCAGCTCTCATTTTTCTTTTATTCATCATTTTCATTTTTGTCAAAAAGGCTTCAAAAGGTATGTCACTTTTTATGAGCGTTCTATTTATTTTCACAGCATATGTTGCCCTCATGTTTAGTATTCAATAAAAAGAAGAAGCACGATGCTTCTTCTTTTTATATTATTTGGATCTGTTAACCTTGCCTGTTGATTTCTGCTCCAGGTGCGAGCGGTTCGTGGGTGTTTCGGCGAGCCTCCTCGGAGAAACGCGCCTGCGGGGTCTCCCCTGAACCATACTCCCACAGGAGTCTTCGCACCTTCCGCTCCAATCAACAGGGTGTAAAATTCAACACTGTTCTTTAACACAGCCTATTATATGGACCGGAGTACCGCACGGACGGGACTTCCGTCTCCTTCCACTAAAGGCAAAGGTAATGCAATCAGTTCATAATCTCCCGGTTCAATTTCATCCAGGAGGAGTGATTCTAAGATGTGAATTCCATTTTGATTCAAGCTGTGATGAGCTAGAAGCTCCTTACTGTCGATGGGGTCAACAGATGGAACATCCAAACCAATCAGTCTAATTCCCTTCTCTGCTAAAAATGGAGCTAACTCTGCCTCAATATGGGGAATCTTCTCAGGAAATACGTCCGGATTGTTCCAAGCAAGTGTTTTGAATAGGACTCTCGTAACACCAGCGAGATCGAGATCTTTTACATCTGATAGCCCGATACTAGATTTTCCGACCATATCAACTACTCTTGCAGGTCCTATGTATAATGATAGGTCTAACTCTATGATTCTTTTTCCATGGTTATCAAAATGAAATGGGGCATCCACATGTGTACCTGTATGTATGCTCAATTCAAGTCTACCTACATTTACTGAGCCGCTTTCCTCCATCGGCCACGAAACTTCATATTGAAAAGGGGTATCCCCAGGCCATACCGGCATTCCATTTACCAACTTTCTAGAAACATCGTAAATCCTCATAAAATTCACTCCTTCTATATTCATTTAGTAGTTAATCACATTATTTCATATTCCCCTTACCTTTTTCTATTGTTATTTTTTAATTTTCTGAAAGCAAAAAAGGCAGGAATATCCTCCCGCCCTACCATTAATGAAATGACTTCCAAAAGCCTCCATTATGATTAATAATGCTCTTCAATACCTCAAAAGGAATTGTAAATGTAGGAAAACCGGCTGCAAAAGCCGCAATTTCATAAGGGTTAAAGTAAATATTCAACCCCTTGTCATTAATAAAAAAGGGTTGGTCTTCCTTAATTCCATGGTACTCATCTGGGAAAAGGTATGAATATTGTTCCTTGGTTTTTATCTGCTCTCTAATCAATTCACTGATAATTTTTACATAAGAGCTTCCTTGCTTAAACAAATCTTTTAACTGATACATTATCCCAGTTTTAAGGTTAATATGAGCATATTTAGAAATAGGCATTCCATGCGCAGCACAAGATACATAATCATACCCGGTAATTTCAATTACTAGTAAATCTTTTTGAAAAAAAGTGATCTCAAAATCACCATCATAGGTAGATTCCAATTGAATATGGGACGGTACTGGCTTTACACCAGCAAGCTTTGCTAGGTCTGCATTAACGGTTGCTTGGTTGGGAATCCCTCTTAATTGTGGATAGTAAACTAAATAATCTTTATTGGGCCTGTATTTTTGTTCTAAAACGAAGTATTGCTTGGCTAGGGGGATTATAGTGTTTTGCTTCCATATTAAATCACCGTTAAGACTAAAATATTGTAATCGCATATCGACTTCACTCTTAATCATTGTCTTCTCTATTTGCAATGTTCCACTCCCGTTAACCAATGGCAGGTGGTTCACTCGCCTTCCACTTTTATCAATAAAGAATGTATGTTTGTCATCAGATACAGATGCCATCCCCTCTTCAAAAGACGTGATTTCATTAAAAATAAAACCGGTTAGAATGTGTCCTTCTGCATCCCCCAATGCATAAATAGATCGAACACACGGCTGTTCTGGCTTTCTTTCCTTACCAATGGCAAACCGATTTCCCCCTAGATTGATAAGATTATTGTAGTTCGGTTTAATGATAAAATGTCCTTTTTGGTCTATTAACCCGTAGCGTGCTTCATTACCTTCAGACAAAGCAACAATGGCTCGCCCTCCTATAAATGGTTCTGCATCAGTAAAACGAGGTTCAATGACGATTCTTCCTTCTTCATCGATATATCCAAAGTTTCCATCTTGCGTTTTCTTGAACGCTAGTAAACCTTGGCCATAATTACCCACAAATGCATATGGAAAGGATTTTAGAACCTTTCCAGTTAAATCAATTAGCTGAAAAGTCCCTTCCTTCGTTTTTACAATGGCTTTTCCATCTTTAAATTCACTCGTAGAAACATAGATTAGAGGAATAACCTCCTTACCTCTTTTATTTAAGTACCCATATAGATACTGTCCGTGTTCATCCTCTAAGGCTGCTGAGACACGCCCCTCCTTATATTCAGGACTAATAACGGAATAGGCTTTATCGGTGATTTCCTTGCCGCTTTCATCAATTACCTTATGCCCTTGACTATCATTAACGATGGCTCGGCCTTCTGAAAACGGCTGAATCGTATCATACTTTGGTTTTACGATAAAATATCCCTTTGAATCAATGACACCTGATTGATCCCCTAGTCTAATGATGGCGAGACCATTCTCTTGAAAATCTCTAGCCTCATCATAAATGGGAGGAAGGACAAATTTTCCTTTTGCATCAATATAGCCCCATTTAGTTCCACCCACTTGTTTGAGCGAGGCAGTGAAGAGATAAACGGCCCTATCCTCTGTATGCTTTGATATTGCTTGAAATGCTCTGTACACTATTTTCGGTGAATACGGATAATAAAACCAATATTGTCCACCATAGTTTTTCAACACAAATAAATAGAGCTGACGATTGTAACGGTACATTCCACACACTTCATTGATTCCATCCCCATCCAAATCAGCATATCGAAGGACATCTTGTAATTCTGATCCTATGGGAAGGCAGGAACGAATCCAATTCACTAGAAGACGATTACTCTCAAACATAACAAATCACCCAGTTTACTTTTTTATATGTATATGAAAAAAGTAAACTGGGTGTTTATCTAGGAGACACTTATAAATGCTCTTTTAGGTTATATTGTCGGAGAAGGCTTTCAATTTTGAGTGCCTTACCAAGATCCCCTTTAATTTTTAATTTTCCCGTCATGAACGCCATCGTACCATTTAATTTTCCTAATAAAAATTTATGAAAATCGGCTAATGACATGGATAATGAACAATCAGCCGGGGGTTCATTCTGCTCGTTAACAAGTGCCTTTCCAGAGTCGAATTGCAACTGATAAACTCCCTCTTCTTCTCCTTCAATATTAAACTGATAACTTGCTGAAAAACCTTCAATCGGAGTCGGATTTTCATTTAACACAGTCTCAATCA
The window above is part of the Bacillus sp. SORGH_AS_0510 genome. Proteins encoded here:
- a CDS encoding copper resistance D family protein, yielding MLIVNVLSEALLYLCFSILLGHFIINLVPENYRPEINISKGILLGAVLGIALFSFVPVLRIILYLSKGGLELGLTLQSVLTKFEVGKSWIKTGVLSIILFIFLLPIKMERKPLLSITGLILTLALIAALGMSSHASALSKWPGFFTHSIHFLAVSTWIGILFMVGWFSKNYDNWLKFLKWYTPLAVTCFLITVISGIALMTFVMNVKDYANTWPLSYGQALLIKHLTIIPLLVFAFINSILVRKKLAADSTFNPLSWVKLESVVVLLIFAVTGAMGQQSPPHDILRTIKTEGVSKLYGFFHSGEFSFPLHLTVGVGSIGLSLAALIFLLFIIFIFVKKASKGMSLFMSVLFIFTAYVALMFSIQ
- a CDS encoding Crp/Fnr family transcriptional regulator, which codes for MCCEPCCSHASSCITSVPVFKKLKEDELKLLQKVTRSRQFEKGEFIFREGESSGALFVVNEGIIKLTKMSPEGKEQIVRLMFPGDFFGLPSLLRNDKHYVNAETIGKTVICLIEKKDFLQTMETNADLTYRFLLALNDRLYEADESVGYLSLMEVEQRLARALILFQEKMNAGQEKFTLPISKKDLASYIGTTPESVSRKLLAFMSKKWIHMDGQRQIQILELDRIKQVAGID
- a CDS encoding WG repeat-containing protein — translated: MFESNRLLVNWIRSCLPIGSELQDVLRYADLDGDGINEVCGMYRYNRQLYLFVLKNYGGQYWFYYPYSPKIVYRAFQAISKHTEDRAVYLFTASLKQVGGTKWGYIDAKGKFVLPPIYDEARDFQENGLAIIRLGDQSGVIDSKGYFIVKPKYDTIQPFSEGRAIVNDSQGHKVIDESGKEITDKAYSVISPEYKEGRVSAALEDEHGQYLYGYLNKRGKEVIPLIYVSTSEFKDGKAIVKTKEGTFQLIDLTGKVLKSFPYAFVGNYGQGLLAFKKTQDGNFGYIDEEGRIVIEPRFTDAEPFIGGRAIVALSEGNEARYGLIDQKGHFIIKPNYNNLINLGGNRFAIGKERKPEQPCVRSIYALGDAEGHILTGFIFNEITSFEEGMASVSDDKHTFFIDKSGRRVNHLPLVNGSGTLQIEKTMIKSEVDMRLQYFSLNGDLIWKQNTIIPLAKQYFVLEQKYRPNKDYLVYYPQLRGIPNQATVNADLAKLAGVKPVPSHIQLESTYDGDFEITFFQKDLLVIEITGYDYVSCAAHGMPISKYAHINLKTGIMYQLKDLFKQGSSYVKIISELIREQIKTKEQYSYLFPDEYHGIKEDQPFFINDKGLNIYFNPYEIAAFAAGFPTFTIPFEVLKSIINHNGGFWKSFH
- the kynB gene encoding arylformamidase, encoding MRIYDVSRKLVNGMPVWPGDTPFQYEVSWPMEESGSVNVGRLELSIHTGTHVDAPFHFDNHGKRIIELDLSLYIGPARVVDMVGKSSIGLSDVKDLDLAGVTRVLFKTLAWNNPDVFPEKIPHIEAELAPFLAEKGIRLIGLDVPSVDPIDSKELLAHHSLNQNGIHILESLLLDEIEPGDYELIALPLPLVEGDGSPVRAVLRSI
- a CDS encoding heavy-metal-associated domain-containing protein, with translation MSIIEFALNDLACTGCIGKIKRGIERTSGVEKVKILSGTGKVRIVFDEDFIHEQDISQSIHKLVLRSFD
- a CDS encoding amino acid decarboxylase — protein: MFQIVDKKAILDVRERIAKGEHPRREILNFIKAAPIGTIFEIHLPHRGEPLIATIQSLGMNVIVNEIEPMHFRLMAVKLSEL
- a CDS encoding flavodoxin, yielding MQACLIVYASMTGNTEELARFIAEGIRKSGGSVVIKDILEVDVSELQQYDGILLGAYTWGDGELPDEFLDFYDEMSQINLLGKKAAAFGSCDSSYENRGGAVDFLTAKLKESGAEVVQEGLKIDLAPNDVEKEQCIYFGVSFMAHFSQRKGA
- a CDS encoding SCP2 sterol-binding domain-containing protein gives rise to the protein MAKTIEGYSLSELMNLIETVLNENPTPIEGFSASYQFNIEGEEEGVYQLQFDSGKALVNEQNEPPADCSLSMSLADFHKFLLGKLNGTMAFMTGKLKIKGDLGKALKIESLLRQYNLKEHL
- a CDS encoding MBL fold metallo-hydrolase, translated to METEKDNKFEESFLPMSSIGNGVGIAVLPDVFCYTDQIVNLILVGNPNETHEFVLIDTGMPKSAGEIKDLIHERFGDNASPKAIILTHGHFDHVGSIAELLEDWKVPAYAHQEELPYLTGKKDYPKGDPNVDSGLVAKLSPMFPNHGIDISTYIQALPSDGSVPFMPNWQWIHTPGHTPGHVSFFREQDRTLIAGDAFVTVKQESLFKVMTQTKEISGPPKYYTTDWNAAYESVRKLEALKPQVAITGHGLPMSGKELEENLHYLLEHFNEIGRPESGRYVN
- a CDS encoding copper resistance CopC family protein, which gives rise to MMFNKISLITALLLFLLGTNVFAHSHLEDSSPKDGAVLTESLKEIKLTFETNLEPTSTFTLADANGTAVTLPVEIKGNQLVGVLQKDLANGAYSIHWKIIGTDGHPLEGDLSFTVKLPEESSTTAQTESTDSSTQKEQTADTGLKNSDSSSKSTEDKETAAVTTTATTAEPSFKDYVIPASVALIIFVGLGSYWLIFRRKHT
- a CDS encoding DUF5658 family protein — encoded protein: MRLCVFLLFAGLLDAALTHFGIVSGFVTEGNPVMKFVINKSWSYFYLIKISLPLLLLGLFYLRPLKGWMKTLLLSTCVLYLSVLVYHAAWVILYFNTSF